AGGAGCCGTTCAAAATCGGAATCAAACAATACCCTGATCCATCATGGCGTCCGCAACCTTGACAAACCCTGCGATATTGGCTCCGTTCATGTAATTGCCGGGGGTCCCGTACTCTTCAGCTGCATCCAGACAGGCGTGGTGGATGCTTTGCATGATACCTTTAAGCTTGGCTTCGACCTCATCTCTGGACCATTTAATGCGCATGGAGTTCTGGGACATCTCAAGGCCGGATACAGCCACCCCGCCGGCATTGGATGCCTTGCCCGGCGCATAAAGCAGCTTGTTATCCAGGAAGATGTCAATGGCCTCGGGGGTTGAGGGCATATTGGCCCCCTCGCACACAAGGTACACCCCGCTGTTCACCAAATTCCGGGCATCCTTTGCATTAATTTCATTCTGGGTGGCCGAAGGAAATGCGCAATCGGCTTTATGATTCCACAGCGGATTGTGGTCCTGGGTCGCATCAATGGCCGTGTACTGAGCCTTGGGATATTTTTCAATGTACTCCTTGATACGTGCCCGCTTAACATTTTTAAGATACATCACCCATTGCAGGCGACTTTCATCGATCCCTTCCTCGTCATAGATATAGCCAGTGGAATCGGACAGGGTCACCACCTTCCCACCCAGCTGGTTGATCTTTTCCGTGGTATACTGGGCTACGTTACCTGCACCAGACACCAGGCAGACTTTATTTTTCAAACTGTCATTGCGCGTGCCCAGCATCTCATCGGCAAAAAAAACGGAGCCGTAGCCTGTGGCCTCGGGCCGGATCAGCGAACCACCCCAGTTCAACGATTTGCCCGTAAGTACACCGGAGAACTCATTTTGTAATTTCTTATACATGCCGAAAAGATAGCCAATCTCCCGGCCCCCCACGCCGATATCTCCGGCCGGCACATCCGTGTTATGGCCGATGTGGCGAAACAATTCCGTCATGAAACTCTGGCAAAAGCGCATCACCTCAAAATCGGATTTTCCCTTAGGGTCAAAATCAGACCCGCCTTTGCCGCCGCCCATGGGAAGCGTGGTTAACGCATTTTTAAAAACCTGCTCAAAGGCAAGGAACTTCAAAATGGACAGGTTAACGGACGGATGAAATCTTAAGCCCCCCTTGTAGGGACCGATGGCGGAGTTCATCTGAATGCGAAACCCTCTGTTCACCTGCACCTGCCCCTGATCATCCACCCAGGGCACCCGAAACTGAATTACACGATCAGGCTCCACAATTCGCTCCATGATACCTGCATGCCGGTATTCCGGATTTTTATCAAGCACCGGTTTAACCGATCCCATCACCTCGTGAACCGCCTGGTGGAATTCTTTCTCATAGGGGTCTCTGCCGCTGACAATATCCATTATGGTTCCCATATACATCGCCTCCTGTTTTAAGGGTAACTAGTGTCTGAACGGAACACTATTGTTTGGACGATTAGGAAACGGGGCGTATGCCCGCAAAGTTACCCAGGTGCAACACCATAGATGGGTAACTTTGCGTTCAAACAATAATTATTTTCCGTCGTTGAAAAAATCCGTCATGGCACCTGCAAAATCGCCGACTGCCTTTTGAACATATGCTTCCCAATTTGTACCATGGCGATAGAAGGCCATGGAAGCAATTTTTTTAGTAATTATCGCATTTCTGTAAGATGTGAGCTTTTCCGCATTCATGATCTGTAAAACGGCATCTTTGCCCATACCTTCGGCCAGTACTTTGGGAATATAGGTTTTGAGCACCTTCCATAAAAGATCTTCATCGCCCGTAACCACGTCAATGTGATCGGCCACCACCCTCTGGAAAGCGAAGATCTCTTCGCTGGTCTTCTCGGACAGAACAAACAGCGGCACGCTTGAATCTGATTCGTGGATACGGATGAGCATGGAGGTTTCAGCCTGTGCATAGCCGGCCACAAGATCCATGATATCCCGTATTAACGCCCAACGGGTTTCCACATGGTCCAGGAGGCGCTCTTCGTAATCATCTTCCAGCAAAAACGCAGTCAGCACCTCGGCCACGGCAGAGGAGAACACCCCGCCCTTGTTAGCAGAGCTATCTTTTATCTGTTTGATATCCGTAGATGAGGCAATAAAACGCCGAGCGGCATCGTCAAAAAAGACATTGGCCCCTTCCACGATGTATCTTAATTCGGCAAAATTTTCGGTAAAGGCCCGGACATTGTCCCGTTTGATGGTATCCTTGAACCCGCCACAGGGAATAAAGGCCCGGATATTTGCCTGTTCAATATATTTACGGTTAGCCGGATCAGTCAGAAAATTTCGATGGAATACGGCCCCGTCCGCCACCAGGGTGCCGTCGGGAAGGGTAATATCCTTACCTTTCAGGGGCACCATAAAGCCTTTAGGCCCAAGCTTTTCCGTGGGGAACCCCAAAGAGTTCATCCGGGGAGCGGTATGACGCATGAAAGCGATTTGCGTCAATGCCTGCCGGTCCAGACCGTCCGGATCAAATAAAACAGATCCGCCGTCAATGATCAGGCAAATTTTGCCTTTGTAACACTGAATCTCATTGGCACCCAGATCACCGTCCGGACCGCCGGTCATCATCAGATTTAAATCCACCTCTTGGACTCCGTAGTGATCTATCATGGTACGAAAAGCCCCCATGACCGAGGTGGTGGTCATGCCGCTGACCGTAATCCGGTTGCCGATACGCTGCCAGATCTCTTCCATGTCCGGGGCAATTATTTCGGTTTTTCCGTTAACGGCAAGTTCCGTTGAATCTTCGTCATGGGCCAGCAACCCGAATACGTCTCCGTTGTCAAGGATGCCATAGGTGTCATGGGGGATGCCGAAACTTTTACCTGTGGTAATGGTGCGCCAGTAGTCATATCCCCGGTCCTTTGCCCGCAACGCCACCTTATCCATCAATGGTGCGGTGCCTTCATCCGGACCAAAGAAGATCATTTCCGGTTTTTTATAAAGATCCACCACGTCAACATCAGGCAGCATAAGATCCATGATGCCGTCGGTGTAATCATACAAGGCCTGCATGCTGTAGGTGGCATACAAGGGATGGGGTACCACCACCCCTTTGGATCCGCTTTCGCAGATATCCTTGTGTTTCAGGCGCTGGGCCTTGGGCCCTAACGCATAATTGAGCATCACGGCATTGTCCAGCTCCAGGGCATGATTGCCCGGGGTAACCCGGATCATGCGAAGTCCGCCCCTGGCAATGTCGTCAGCCCTAAGATGGGTGCCGCTGGCATAGTGGCCGTTGACATAGAAAACCCCAAATACAAACTGCTCAAATACCAGGGGATCCAGAATCCGGTTGTCCATCCTGAAAGCAAAGGAACGCTTCTCGGGTTTGTAAAAATTGGTTTTAAGTGTGGCGCAGATAAATTTAAACATGAAAGAAAAAATATCCCGTCCCAAGGGGTTGTCCATGAATCTGACTGCCAGGGTCTGCTCAAACCCGGTCCAGGTACTGTTCAGTTTATCTTCATCGCAATCACAGGGACCTGCAGGATTAAACCTGTCGTCAAACAGCTTAAACAAAAATTTCACCAGGTCGGGATGGGCGCAGACGGTCTCCATAATTTTGCGTGACACATAGGTAAACTTGTTGGATTCGTGAACCCTGGACGCAAAGGCCGCCTTGTGATCGGCATTTTCCAGGCTGTCCATGATCTCTTTGTCACCGTGGGTACCCCGCTCCTTATAAATAAACATATGGGTAAAATCCACGGCATTTCCGGCAAAAAGCAGCTGCCTGAAACTTAAGCGCCCATCCACGTAAAGGCGAATGATTTCTGAAACCCTGAAACTTAAAAATGCCCGAAGATCATCAATAATCACTTCTTCCAGGCTTCCGGACAAATCGCCGGTGACATAGAGGGAGCAGATGGACGAGGGCACCCCTGCTTTGGTGCGGTAGGGCTCCCAGTATGCCCGGGTGATGGTCAGGCCATGGTCGGAAAATAACCTGCGCAGCAACGCCATCTGGGGCTTTTCAAAATCAGAATTAAACATGAAGCGGGTTTCGGCCGTATCGGCCAAGGGAAACATTTCGATTACCGGGGTCACTTCGCTTTCCACGGTTTCCAGAAACATTTCGTAACGGTTGCGGGTCAGTCGGGGGGTCTGGTCATATTTCCTGTCCAGGTCAAAAAGAAAACGAGATCCCGACAGCTTGCCGGCCGGCATATCGAGGATGGTGGCGGCCCAGAATATATAGGTGTAATACTCTTTTTCCGGATTATAATAGTATTCCCTGCGGTGACCCACCAACTGGCTGTCCAGCATGGATTCCATGGCCTGCCGGGTTTCGGCCGTGGCAATGCGCACCCGCGGGGCATGCGTATTTTCCCAAAGAGAAAAATCAATGTCCGCCACCCAGGGGAACAAATCAACACTATCGTCTTTGACCCGAAGACCTTTGGCTATGGAGGATAGAATATTTGTTAATAAATCCTTGGTAATATTTTCAAAAAAATAGGGGGGCAGGCCCAAATCATACAACAGGATACCGGCGGCCCTGTTAATGCAGTCGGCAGTGATCAATCCCTGGGCGGAAAGATCAATGACCGCTTCATACAAAAGACTTGGGTTAAGGTTAACTCGTTTGGCTTGCTTAATGATATAAGTACCTGGTGAAACTGAATTTTTGATGCTGGTTTCCATGAAGTCTCCTTGGATTTGACATGCTCATTTTGAACAACCGGTCTGCTTCTATACCCTT
Above is a window of uncultured Desulfobacter sp. DNA encoding:
- the gdhA gene encoding NADP-specific glutamate dehydrogenase, with protein sequence MGTIMDIVSGRDPYEKEFHQAVHEVMGSVKPVLDKNPEYRHAGIMERIVEPDRVIQFRVPWVDDQGQVQVNRGFRIQMNSAIGPYKGGLRFHPSVNLSILKFLAFEQVFKNALTTLPMGGGKGGSDFDPKGKSDFEVMRFCQSFMTELFRHIGHNTDVPAGDIGVGGREIGYLFGMYKKLQNEFSGVLTGKSLNWGGSLIRPEATGYGSVFFADEMLGTRNDSLKNKVCLVSGAGNVAQYTTEKINQLGGKVVTLSDSTGYIYDEEGIDESRLQWVMYLKNVKRARIKEYIEKYPKAQYTAIDATQDHNPLWNHKADCAFPSATQNEINAKDARNLVNSGVYLVCEGANMPSTPEAIDIFLDNKLLYAPGKASNAGGVAVSGLEMSQNSMRIKWSRDEVEAKLKGIMQSIHHACLDAAEEYGTPGNYMNGANIAGFVKVADAMMDQGIV
- a CDS encoding NAD-glutamate dehydrogenase domain-containing protein, with the translated sequence METSIKNSVSPGTYIIKQAKRVNLNPSLLYEAVIDLSAQGLITADCINRAAGILLYDLGLPPYFFENITKDLLTNILSSIAKGLRVKDDSVDLFPWVADIDFSLWENTHAPRVRIATAETRQAMESMLDSQLVGHRREYYYNPEKEYYTYIFWAATILDMPAGKLSGSRFLFDLDRKYDQTPRLTRNRYEMFLETVESEVTPVIEMFPLADTAETRFMFNSDFEKPQMALLRRLFSDHGLTITRAYWEPYRTKAGVPSSICSLYVTGDLSGSLEEVIIDDLRAFLSFRVSEIIRLYVDGRLSFRQLLFAGNAVDFTHMFIYKERGTHGDKEIMDSLENADHKAAFASRVHESNKFTYVSRKIMETVCAHPDLVKFLFKLFDDRFNPAGPCDCDEDKLNSTWTGFEQTLAVRFMDNPLGRDIFSFMFKFICATLKTNFYKPEKRSFAFRMDNRILDPLVFEQFVFGVFYVNGHYASGTHLRADDIARGGLRMIRVTPGNHALELDNAVMLNYALGPKAQRLKHKDICESGSKGVVVPHPLYATYSMQALYDYTDGIMDLMLPDVDVVDLYKKPEMIFFGPDEGTAPLMDKVALRAKDRGYDYWRTITTGKSFGIPHDTYGILDNGDVFGLLAHDEDSTELAVNGKTEIIAPDMEEIWQRIGNRITVSGMTTTSVMGAFRTMIDHYGVQEVDLNLMMTGGPDGDLGANEIQCYKGKICLIIDGGSVLFDPDGLDRQALTQIAFMRHTAPRMNSLGFPTEKLGPKGFMVPLKGKDITLPDGTLVADGAVFHRNFLTDPANRKYIEQANIRAFIPCGGFKDTIKRDNVRAFTENFAELRYIVEGANVFFDDAARRFIASSTDIKQIKDSSANKGGVFSSAVAEVLTAFLLEDDYEERLLDHVETRWALIRDIMDLVAGYAQAETSMLIRIHESDSSVPLFVLSEKTSEEIFAFQRVVADHIDVVTGDEDLLWKVLKTYIPKVLAEGMGKDAVLQIMNAEKLTSYRNAIITKKIASMAFYRHGTNWEAYVQKAVGDFAGAMTDFFNDGK